The proteins below are encoded in one region of Telopea speciosissima isolate NSW1024214 ecotype Mountain lineage chromosome 10, Tspe_v1, whole genome shotgun sequence:
- the LOC122643740 gene encoding miraculin-like, whose product MPYYIVSAIRGGGGGGVSMDRRESSTSHSHTTHTPTVRQSAYDLNMGTPVMFSPACLQHPELAFLGEREEGEMMIQESMDMNIRFSGMNDRVWQVEQQEKEESSSSRDSMRFVTLGGKPGYPGESTVRNWFKIERMSESTPIYRIVYCPNVCESCQVICGSVGITKRNGNRWLSVSEHSEFPFVFVRAQTQQ is encoded by the coding sequence ATGCCATACTACATCGTCTCCGCCATCAGGGgaggcggcggtggtggtgtcTCCATGGACAGGAGAGAGAGCTCCACCTCTCACAGCCACACGACCCACACCCCAACCGTAAGACAGAGTGCCTACGACTTGAACATGGGTACCCCAGTTATGTTCTCTCCAGCATGCTTGCAACACCCAGAATTGGCCTtccttggagagagagaagagggggaaATGATGATTCAGGAATCGATGGACATGAACATTAGATTCTCCGGGATGAACGATAGGGTGTGGCAGGTGGAACAGCAGGAGAAAGAGGAATCGTCAAGTTCGAGGGATTCGATGAGGTTTGTGACATTGGGAGGAAAGCCAGGGTACCCAGGGGAATCGACGGTGAGGAACTGGTTCAAGATTGAGAGGATGAGCGAGAGTACCCCAATTTATAGGATTGTTTACTGCCCCAACGTGTGCGAGTCTTGCCAAGTGATTTGCGGAAGTGTTGGGATCACCAAGAGGAACGGCAACCGATGGCTGTCAGTGTCGGAGCACAGTGAGTTCCCCTTCGTCTTCGTCAGAGCCCAGACACAACAGTAA
- the LOC122643741 gene encoding miraculin-like: MPYYIVSAIRGGGGGGVSMDRRESSTSHGHTTHTPTVRQSAYDMNMGTPVMFCPASMQHPELAFLGEREEGEMMIQESMDMNIRFSGMNNRVWQVEQQGKEESSSSRDSMRFVTLGGKPGYPGESTVRNWFKIERMSESTQMYKIVYCPNVCESCQMICGSVGITKRNGNRWLSVSEHSEFPFVFIRAQTQQ, translated from the coding sequence ATGCCATACTACATCGTCTCCGCCATCAGGGgaggcggcggtggtggtgtcTCCATGGACAGGAGAGAAAGCTCCACCTCTCACGGCCACACGACCCACACCCCAACCGTGAGACAGAGTGCCTACGACATGAACATGGGTACCCCAGTTATGTTCTGTCCAGCATCCATGCAACACCCAGAATTAGCCTtccttggagagagagaagagggggaaATGATGATTCAGGAATCGATGGACATGAACATTAGATTCTCCGGGATGAATAATAGGGTGTGGCAGGTGGAACAGCAAGGGAAAGAGGAATCATCAAGTTCCAGGGATTCAATGAGGTTTGTGACATTGGGGGGAAAGCCAGGGTACCCAGGGGAATCGACGGTGAGGAACTGGTTCAAGATTGAGAGGATGAGCGAGAGTACCCAAATGTATAAGATTGTTTACTGCCCCAACGTGTGTGAGTCTTGCCAAATGATTTGCGGAAGTGTTGGGATCACCAAGAGGAACGGCAACCGATGGCTGTCTGTGTCGGAGCACAGTGAGTTCCCCTTCGTCTTCATCAGAGCCCAGACACAACAGTAA
- the LOC122643105 gene encoding protein transport protein SEC23-like — protein MDFVELEAIEGLRWSWSAWPASRSEASALVIPLSIMCTPLMQFNELPLLPYDPLICNRCGGVLNPYARVNYQSRLWVCPFCYQKTPFPRSYTGIGENSIPAELFPTYSTVEYLHVRKNPCPTATPSSSANWVQNGFSSSSSLVSSFSSSSLSGVDSRVSGPAFVFVVDTCTPEEELRALKNELSHVVAQLPENAVVGLVTFDSMVCVHDLGFADCMRAVVFHGERELSSNRIQELLGVSCPKHEQYGKLSAIQKQGFLLPLSECEFNLTTIIEDIHSSVQALSGHRPLRSTGVAISASIGLLEACLSKTGSRVMVFTSGPVTVGPGVVVESDLSNAIRTHRDLVNGHAKLYEKSCNFYKQIALRLCDSSIVLDLFACSLDQVGAAELKVPVENSGGFMMLGESFESDQFRNCLRHIFSRDADGHLKMCFDATVEIVTTKEVMICGALGPCVSLRRKNSAVSVNEIGQGDTNLWKLGALTNKTCITFFFEVGDEQKIPPGSAFFVQFITRYRDGSMGLRSRVTTVARRWVQTRSPEIASGFDQETAASVMARLAIHRAERFYARDVIRWLDKTLIQFASKFGDYIQEDPSSFRLASNFSLYPQFMYYLRRSQFIDVFNSSPDETAFFRLMLNREGVTGSLIMIQPTLFQYSFDGPPVPVLLDVSSISPDVILLFDSYFIVVIHYGSKIAQWRKLGYDKDPNHVNLRKLIEAPEIDAAQLVAERIPVPKLIKCDQHSSQARFLLARLNPSVTQKSMYTVGSEFIFTDDVSLQEFIDHLQALAVQG, from the exons ATGGATTTCGTTGAATTAGAGGCGATCGAAGGCCTTCGTTGGTCATGGAGTGCTTGGCCGGCTTCCAGATCCGAAGCTTCGGCTCTGGTGATCCCTTTGAGCATCATGTGTACTCCATTGATGCAATTCAACGagcttcctcttctcccttatGATCCTCTTATCTGCAATCGTTGCGGTGGTGTATTGAACCCTTACGCCCGTGTCAATTACCAGTCCCGCTTGTGGGTTTGCCCGTTTTGTTATCAAAAGACTCCATTCCCTCGTTCTTATACTGGAATCGGGGAGAATAGTATTCCTGCCGAGCTTTTTCCGACTTACAGTACGGTCGAGTACCTTCATGTTCGTAAGAACCCATGTCCCACAGCAACTCCCAGTTCAAGCGCGAATTGGGTTCAGAATGGGTTTTCGTCCTCGTCttctttggtttcttctttttcttcgtcTTCGTTGTCTGGTGTTGATTCACGAGTAAGTGGACCTGCGTTTGTGTTTGTCGTCGACACTTGCACTCCAGAAGAGGAACTTCGGGCGCTCAAGAATGAACTGTCGCATGTTGTGGCCCAGTTGCCAGAGAATGCGGTGGTTGGGCTGGTCACTTTTGACTCCATGGTTTGTGTTCATGACCTTGGCTTTGCTGACTGCATGAGGGCTGTGGTGTTTCATGGCGAACGCGAACTCTCATCTAATCGG ATCCAGGAGTTATTGGGCGTTTCCTGTCCGAAACATGAACAATATGGAAAGTTGTCAGCCATCCAAAAGCAGGGTTTTCTGCTTCCACTTTCTGAATGTGAGTTCAACCTCACCACAATAATTGAAGATATCCATTCTTCAGTGCAGGCATTGTCTGGCCATCGTCCTCTAAGATCCACTGGAGTGGCTATTTCGGCTTCCATTGGACTCTTAGAAGCATGTTTATCCAAGACAGGCAGTCGAGTCATGGTTTTCACATCTGGCCCTGTGACTGTTGGCCCTGGGGTAGTAGTAGAGTCTGATTTGAGCAATGCTATCCGGACCCACCGAGATCTTGTTAATGGTCATGCTAAGTTGTATGAGAAATCCTGCAACTTCTACAAGCAGATAGCTCTGAGGTTATGTGACTCATCTATTGTCCTCGATTTGTTTGCTTGTTCTCTCGATCAAGTTGGAGCAGCAGAATTAAAAGTCCCAGTTGAGAACTCGGGTGGGTTCATGATGCTGGGGGAGTCATTTGAATCAGATCAGTTCAGAAATTGCTTAAGACACATTTTTAGTCGTGATGCTGATGGCCATCTAAAGATGTGCTTTGATGCAACAGTGGAGATAGTAACCACAAAAGAGGTAATGATCTGTGGTGCTCTTGGTCCCTGTGTTTCTCTTCGAAGAAAAAACAGTGCAGTGAGTGTGAATGAGATTGGCCAGGGGGATACCAATTTGTGGAAATTGGGCGCACTTACAAACAAGACATGCATCACATTTTTCTTTGAAGTGGGTGATGAGCAGAAAATACCACCAGGGTCAGCATTCTTCGTCCAGTTCATAACTCGGTACCGGGATGGGAGCATGGGACTTCGTTCACGAGTGACAACTGTAGCCAGAAGATGGGTTCAGACCCGCTCACCAGAAATTGCCTCTGGGTTTGATCAAGAAACAGCTGCTTCAGTCATGGCCAGACTTGCCATCCACCGAGCTGAGCGTTTTTATGCTCGAGATGTTATCAGATGGCTTGATAAGACACTGATTCAATTTGCCTCCAAGTTTGGGGACTACATTCAGGAAGACCCATCTTCGTTCCGATTGgcttccaacttctccttgtACCCGCAGTTCATGTACTATTTAAGGAGGTCACAGTTTATTGATGTCTTTAACAGCAGTCCTGATGAAACTGCATTCTTCCGGCTGATGCTTAACCGGGAAGGGGTGACTGGGTCTTTAATAATGATCCAGCCTACCCTTTTTCAGTACTCCTTTGATGGGCCTCCAGTTCCAGTCCTCCTTGATGTTAGCTCCATTTCTCCAGATGTAATTTTGCTTTTTGATTCGTACTTCATTGTGGTTATTCACTATGGATCTAAGATAGCACAGTGGAGGAAGCTTGGTTATGACAAGGACCCAAACCATGTGAACCTGAGAAAACTGATAGAAGCTCCAGAGATCGATGCAGCTCAACTGGTAGCTGAGCGCATTCCCGTACCCAAACTTATAAAGTGTGACCAGCACAGCAGCCAGGCAAGGTTTTTGCTTGCCAGGTTGAACCCTTCTGTTACTCAAAAGTCCATGTACACAGTTGGCTCGGAGTTCATATTTACAGATGATGTAAGCTTGCAGGAATTTATAGATCATTTGCAAGCCTTGGCAGTACAAGGGTGA